Proteins co-encoded in one Nocardioides sp. genomic window:
- a CDS encoding histidine kinase: protein MDRALPEQYQPEITLAGRLWRLVGMLVMSSIFWSWAVQDQWQHQRYRFWIDIAVGISAYVLVNWRRRFPLSIALLLNVSAGVSALAGGPALLAAVSVATRRYPREIIPLSLVILSASMFFKEYQHIDAGEIVEWEAFLITVAFVLIQIGWGLYIGSRREMYFQLRRRAEQAEAERDERIGRAREQERARIAREMHDVLAHRITQMSMLSGAMAVRTDLDADALRKVAVTLQHTAASAIDDLRGVLGVLRDPASGQQLTPQPTYQDVRTMVDDWRRSGANVHLNEDITTDGADVPDPLGRAVYRIVQEGLTNAARHAPGSRVSITVTGGPGSGLTVRVTNPEGFRRADTSGSRLGLIGLRERAQLSGGRLTHTSQGGQFVLEGWLPWGT from the coding sequence GTGGACCGCGCGCTTCCGGAGCAATACCAGCCAGAGATCACTCTGGCCGGTCGCCTCTGGCGCCTGGTCGGGATGCTCGTGATGAGCTCGATCTTCTGGTCCTGGGCGGTCCAGGACCAGTGGCAGCACCAGCGCTACCGCTTCTGGATCGACATCGCTGTCGGCATCTCGGCGTACGTTCTGGTCAACTGGCGTCGCCGGTTCCCACTCTCGATCGCATTGCTCCTCAACGTCTCCGCCGGCGTCTCGGCGCTGGCCGGTGGACCGGCCTTGCTGGCCGCGGTCTCCGTCGCGACCCGCCGCTACCCCCGCGAGATCATCCCGCTCTCGCTGGTGATCCTGAGCGCCTCGATGTTCTTCAAGGAGTATCAGCACATCGACGCCGGCGAGATCGTGGAGTGGGAGGCGTTCTTGATCACGGTCGCCTTCGTCCTGATCCAGATCGGCTGGGGCCTCTACATCGGATCGCGCCGCGAGATGTACTTCCAGTTGCGTCGCCGCGCGGAGCAGGCCGAGGCCGAACGCGACGAGCGGATCGGACGCGCGCGCGAACAGGAGCGCGCTCGGATCGCGCGGGAGATGCACGACGTGCTGGCGCACCGCATCACCCAGATGTCGATGCTGTCGGGTGCGATGGCGGTGCGTACCGATCTTGACGCCGACGCCCTGCGCAAGGTCGCCGTCACCTTGCAACACACGGCAGCCAGCGCCATCGACGATCTGCGCGGCGTTCTCGGTGTCCTGCGCGACCCGGCCTCCGGCCAGCAACTCACACCGCAGCCGACCTATCAGGACGTACGCACGATGGTCGACGACTGGCGTAGGTCCGGAGCCAATGTTCACCTGAACGAAGACATCACCACGGACGGGGCGGACGTGCCTGATCCCCTGGGCCGCGCGGTCTATCGGATCGTCCAGGAGGGACTGACCAACGCGGCTCGTCACGCACCCGGCTCGCGCGTCTCGATCACCGTCACCGGAGGCCCGGGATCCGGACTCACGGTGCGGGTGACCAACCCCGAGGGCTTCCGCCGGGCGGACACCTCGGGCAGTCGCCTGGGCTTGATCGGGTTGCGTGAGCGGGCTCAACTCAGCGGCGGGCGGTTGACCCACACGTCGCAAGGAGGCCAGTTCGTGCTGGAAGGGTGGTTACCGTGGGGGACATGA
- a CDS encoding ATP-binding cassette domain-containing protein: MIVAEGLTKRYGEFIAVDEVSFECRRGAVTGFLGPNGAGKTTTMRIMVGLTPATGGSVSIGGHAYCEIPNPGRHIGVLLDASAQHAGRTGREVLSLGARLMGLPSSRVEEMLEVVGLTPQEAKRRVRNYSLGMRQRLGIAHAMLGDPSVLILDEPANGLDPAGIRWMRGLLKGYADRGGTVLLSSHLLHEVEQVADEMILIGNGRIVAQGTRTQLLDGRQAEASYVDCVDKAAFAAVLESEGISCRPLDGGIEAQAPARRIGELALKHGVVLLELRHLAAGLEELFLELTSATARESVEVSA; the protein is encoded by the coding sequence GTGATTGTCGCGGAGGGATTGACCAAACGGTACGGCGAGTTCATCGCGGTCGATGAGGTGTCGTTCGAGTGTCGTCGCGGCGCGGTGACCGGCTTCCTGGGGCCTAACGGCGCCGGTAAGACGACCACGATGCGGATCATGGTCGGGCTTACCCCTGCCACCGGCGGCTCGGTGTCGATCGGCGGACACGCGTACTGCGAGATCCCCAACCCGGGGCGGCACATCGGCGTCCTGCTCGACGCCTCGGCACAGCACGCCGGTCGTACCGGGCGGGAGGTGCTGTCGCTGGGCGCGCGGCTGATGGGTCTGCCGTCGAGCCGGGTCGAGGAGATGCTCGAGGTGGTGGGCCTGACGCCGCAGGAGGCCAAGCGGCGCGTACGCAACTACAGCCTCGGGATGCGACAGCGCCTCGGCATCGCGCACGCGATGCTCGGCGATCCGTCCGTGCTGATCCTCGACGAGCCCGCGAACGGTCTCGACCCGGCTGGCATCCGCTGGATGCGTGGCTTGTTGAAGGGGTACGCCGATCGCGGCGGCACCGTGCTGTTGTCCAGCCACCTGCTGCACGAGGTGGAGCAGGTCGCCGACGAGATGATCCTGATCGGCAATGGGCGGATCGTCGCGCAAGGCACCCGAACTCAACTCCTCGACGGCCGACAAGCAGAGGCGAGCTATGTCGATTGTGTGGACAAGGCTGCCTTCGCGGCTGTTCTCGAAAGTGAAGGCATCTCGTGTCGCCCCCTCGACGGCGGCATCGAGGCGCAGGCGCCCGCCAGGCGGATCGGCGAGTTGGCGTTGAAACATGGCGTGGTGCTGTTGGAACTGAGGCACCTTGCCGCAGGACTCGAGGAGTTGTTCTTGGAACTCACCTCAGCAACCGCCCGCGAATCGGTGGAGGTCAGCGCATGA
- a CDS encoding ABC transporter permease codes for MSTAMGELDTLRIGDTPAVPFMRLVGVEVRKMYDTLAGRWLLAIALGLGAFAQAIALIVVVVQDQPMKFSDFTGIFAFVSSILLPVVGIMLVTSEWSQRTAMTTFTLEPRRGRVIGAKLAAGLVLTFATILIALISAAVCNALYGAFQGEADWQAEWRVLGAFALTQSLAMIGGFALACLFLNTPAAIVVYFVYKWVLPSLIAIGSALMVWFADFAPWIDFQAAQGPLYDGPISGEQWGQLLVSGFLWLVLPLGLGIWRILRAEVK; via the coding sequence ATGAGCACCGCGATGGGCGAACTCGACACCTTGCGGATCGGCGACACCCCAGCGGTGCCCTTCATGCGGCTCGTCGGGGTCGAGGTGCGCAAGATGTACGACACCTTGGCGGGTCGCTGGCTGCTCGCGATCGCGCTCGGACTGGGGGCCTTTGCCCAGGCCATCGCGCTGATCGTCGTGGTCGTCCAGGACCAGCCGATGAAGTTCTCGGACTTCACCGGAATCTTCGCGTTCGTGTCGTCGATCCTGCTTCCCGTGGTCGGGATCATGCTGGTCACCAGCGAGTGGAGCCAGCGCACGGCGATGACGACCTTCACCCTGGAACCCCGGCGAGGCCGCGTCATCGGGGCCAAGCTCGCCGCTGGCCTGGTCTTGACGTTCGCGACGATCCTGATCGCGCTGATCTCCGCGGCAGTCTGCAACGCTCTCTACGGCGCTTTCCAGGGTGAGGCTGACTGGCAGGCCGAATGGCGGGTGCTCGGGGCGTTCGCGCTGACTCAGAGTCTGGCGATGATCGGCGGCTTCGCGCTGGCGTGCCTGTTCTTGAACACGCCCGCGGCGATCGTCGTCTACTTCGTCTACAAGTGGGTGCTTCCCTCCCTGATCGCAATCGGCTCCGCGTTGATGGTGTGGTTCGCCGACTTCGCGCCGTGGATCGACTTCCAGGCCGCGCAAGGACCCCTCTACGACGGCCCGATCAGTGGCGAGCAGTGGGGACAACTGCTCGTCAGCGGGTTCCTCTGGCTGGTCCTGCCGCTCGGCTTGGGCATCTGGCGGATCCTGCGCGCCGAGGTCAAGTAG
- the rph gene encoding ribonuclease PH yields the protein MTREDGRADDELRQIKITRDWLDHAAGSVLIEFGKTRVLCAASASEGVPRWRKGSGLGWVTAEYAMLPAATNTRSDRESVKGRIGGRTHEISRLIGRSLRAVIDYQALGENTIQLDCDVLQADGGTRTAAITGAYVALADAAALLGKSEALTGSVAAVSVGIIDGVPRLDLPYVEDVRAETDMNIVMTGDGKFIEVQGTAEGAPFDRAELDALLALGEKGCADLTRLQREALGA from the coding sequence ATGACGCGCGAAGACGGACGAGCCGACGACGAACTCCGACAGATCAAGATCACCCGCGACTGGCTGGACCACGCGGCGGGCTCGGTGCTGATCGAGTTCGGCAAGACGCGGGTGCTCTGTGCGGCATCCGCCTCCGAGGGAGTGCCGCGCTGGCGCAAGGGCTCCGGGCTCGGCTGGGTGACCGCCGAGTACGCGATGCTCCCCGCCGCGACCAACACCCGCTCGGACCGCGAGTCGGTCAAGGGCCGCATCGGCGGTCGTACGCACGAGATCTCGCGGCTGATCGGCCGCTCACTGCGGGCGGTCATCGACTACCAGGCGCTGGGGGAAAACACCATCCAGCTCGACTGTGACGTGCTCCAGGCCGACGGTGGGACGCGTACGGCCGCGATCACCGGGGCGTACGTCGCACTGGCTGACGCCGCCGCGTTGCTGGGCAAGTCCGAGGCGTTGACCGGCTCGGTCGCCGCGGTCTCGGTCGGCATCATCGACGGCGTGCCCCGGCTCGATCTGCCGTACGTCGAGGACGTGCGGGCCGAGACGGACATGAACATCGTGATGACCGGGGACGGCAAGTTCATCGAGGTGCAAGGCACCGCGGAGGGCGCACCCTTCGACCGCGCCGAACTCGATGCTCTGCTTGCGCTCGGCGAGAAGGGGTGCGCTGACCTCACCCGGCTCCAGCGCGAGGCCCTAGGTGCCTGA
- the rdgB gene encoding RdgB/HAM1 family non-canonical purine NTP pyrophosphatase, whose translation MPDLLLASNNAKKLAELQRILAPLVPDVRVLGLGDVSAYDEPVEDGATFADNALIKARAGLAQTGLPTVADDSGLCVDALNAMPGVLSARWSGQPKSDERNNALLLDQLADVPDERRGAHFACVIAVCLPGGTELVEEGRMDGRIIRETRGSGGFGYDVLFVARDTDASDRPGRTSAELTVAEKDAISHRGRALRALAPRLAQALR comes from the coding sequence GTGCCTGACCTGCTCCTGGCGTCCAACAACGCCAAGAAACTCGCCGAGTTGCAGCGGATCCTGGCGCCGCTGGTGCCGGACGTACGCGTGCTCGGCCTCGGCGACGTGTCGGCGTACGACGAGCCGGTCGAAGACGGCGCCACGTTTGCCGACAATGCGCTGATCAAGGCCCGTGCTGGTCTGGCGCAAACGGGGTTGCCGACCGTGGCCGACGACTCGGGTCTGTGCGTCGATGCGCTCAACGCCATGCCGGGCGTGTTGAGCGCGCGCTGGTCGGGCCAGCCGAAAAGCGACGAGCGCAACAACGCACTGCTGCTCGACCAACTCGCCGACGTGCCGGACGAGCGTCGCGGCGCTCACTTCGCGTGCGTGATCGCCGTGTGTCTGCCGGGCGGCACCGAGTTGGTCGAAGAGGGCCGGATGGACGGTCGGATCATCCGCGAGACTCGGGGGAGCGGGGGCTTCGGCTACGACGTGCTCTTCGTGGCCCGCGACACCGACGCCTCTGACAGGCCCGGGCGTACGTCGGCCGAACTCACCGTCGCCGAGAAGGACGCGATCTCACATCGCGGCAGGGCGCTTCGAGCACTGGCTCCTAGACTCGCTCAGGCTCTGCGCTGA
- a CDS encoding bile acid:sodium symporter family protein, whose protein sequence is MDSALTSVGLPLALGLVMFGLGLSLTVADFTRIARAPKAVAIALVCQIVLLPLVAFGLVRLFDLPWQLGVGMMLLAASPGGTTASLFSHLFRGDVALNISLTAINTVIAVVTLPLITSLAINYYGEEGDVAMPFSEVLKVFVIILVPVGIGMLVNARAHGWAARMDKTVRIGSAIVLAILVLGILVAERANVTKYLGQVGLITAIFCAISLLAGYYVPRLLGVGGPQAIASSMEIGVHNSTLAIVIATSVLKNTEISVPAAVYSLIMFLFAALWGSWVSKRVSAEPERV, encoded by the coding sequence ATGGACTCAGCCCTCACCAGTGTCGGACTTCCGTTAGCCCTCGGGCTCGTGATGTTCGGGCTCGGCCTGAGCTTGACCGTCGCCGACTTCACCCGGATCGCGCGCGCACCCAAGGCAGTGGCGATCGCCTTGGTCTGCCAGATCGTGTTGCTGCCTCTGGTCGCGTTCGGGCTAGTACGCCTCTTCGACCTGCCGTGGCAGCTGGGCGTCGGAATGATGCTGCTCGCGGCATCACCGGGTGGCACCACGGCAAGTCTCTTCAGCCACCTGTTTCGTGGCGACGTCGCCCTCAACATCAGCCTGACCGCGATCAACACGGTCATCGCGGTGGTCACGCTGCCGCTGATCACCAGCCTGGCGATCAACTACTACGGCGAGGAAGGCGACGTGGCGATGCCCTTCTCGGAGGTGCTCAAGGTCTTCGTGATCATCTTGGTGCCCGTCGGGATCGGCATGCTGGTCAACGCCCGCGCCCACGGCTGGGCGGCGCGGATGGACAAGACCGTACGCATCGGATCGGCGATTGTGCTCGCAATCCTCGTGCTGGGGATCTTGGTAGCCGAACGCGCCAACGTGACGAAGTATCTGGGCCAGGTAGGTCTGATCACCGCGATCTTCTGCGCGATCAGCCTGCTGGCGGGCTATTACGTGCCCCGACTGCTGGGAGTCGGCGGGCCGCAAGCGATCGCCTCATCGATGGAAATCGGCGTCCACAACTCGACACTGGCGATCGTGATCGCCACCTCGGTGTTGAAGAACACCGAGATCTCGGTGCCCGCGGCGGTCTATTCGCTGATCATGTTCCTGTTCGCCGCGCTGTGGGGCTCGTGGGTGTCCAAGCGGGTCAGCGCAGAGCCTGAGCGAGTCTAG
- the bcp gene encoding thioredoxin-dependent thiol peroxidase — translation MTDRLVPGDAAPDFTLPTDDGSTVSKADLRGRKVIVYFYPAAMTPGCTKQACDFSDNLSSWKAEGYEVIGISKDTPAKLAKFRERDGLSITLASDPDLTVHKAYAAFGEKKLYGKLVEGVIRSTFVVDEEGKIAVAQYNVKATGHVAKLRKDLGLA, via the coding sequence ATGACCGACCGTCTCGTCCCCGGCGACGCCGCTCCCGACTTCACTCTCCCGACCGACGACGGCTCGACGGTCTCGAAGGCCGACCTGCGTGGCCGCAAGGTGATCGTCTACTTCTATCCCGCCGCGATGACTCCGGGCTGCACCAAGCAGGCGTGCGATTTCAGCGACAACCTGTCCTCGTGGAAGGCCGAGGGCTACGAGGTCATCGGGATCAGCAAGGACACGCCCGCCAAGCTCGCCAAGTTCCGCGAGCGCGACGGGCTGAGCATCACGCTGGCCTCCGACCCCGACCTGACCGTGCACAAGGCGTACGCAGCTTTTGGGGAGAAGAAGCTCTACGGCAAGCTCGTCGAGGGTGTCATTCGCTCGACGTTCGTCGTCGACGAGGAGGGCAAGATCGCGGTGGCGCAATACAACGTCAAGGCCACCGGGCACGTGGCGAAGTTGCGTAAAGACCTCGGGCTGGCCTGA
- a CDS encoding energy-coupling factor ABC transporter permease, protein MHVPDGFLDAPTSVATGVVAAAGVAVALRGARKELDDRTAPMAGLVAAFIFAAQMINFPVGAGTSGHLLGGALAAVLVGPWTGALCLAVVLLVQGLFFADGGITALGTNITLFSLVAVPVGWAVFAMIRAVLPKVTASVPIASAVAAFVSVPVTALAFVGLFAVGGQAPVSLGAVTTAMLGWHVLIGLGEALITGLVVASVIAARPDLVYGARSMLDARPLEIRRTEAAR, encoded by the coding sequence ATGCACGTGCCCGACGGCTTTCTCGACGCCCCGACCTCGGTGGCTACCGGTGTGGTGGCCGCGGCGGGGGTGGCGGTGGCGCTGCGTGGTGCTCGCAAGGAGTTGGACGACCGTACGGCTCCGATGGCTGGTCTGGTCGCCGCCTTCATCTTCGCCGCTCAGATGATCAACTTCCCCGTCGGCGCCGGCACGAGCGGGCATCTTCTCGGTGGCGCGCTGGCCGCCGTGCTGGTCGGTCCCTGGACAGGCGCGTTGTGCTTGGCGGTGGTGTTGCTCGTGCAAGGACTCTTCTTCGCCGACGGTGGGATCACCGCGCTCGGCACCAACATCACGCTCTTCTCGCTGGTCGCCGTGCCCGTGGGCTGGGCGGTCTTCGCGATGATCCGTGCGGTGCTGCCCAAGGTGACGGCCTCGGTGCCGATCGCGTCGGCGGTGGCAGCCTTCGTGTCGGTGCCGGTCACCGCGCTGGCCTTCGTCGGGCTCTTCGCCGTCGGCGGGCAGGCGCCGGTCTCGCTGGGAGCAGTCACCACGGCGATGCTGGGGTGGCACGTCCTGATCGGCCTAGGCGAGGCTCTGATCACCGGACTGGTGGTCGCCAGTGTGATCGCGGCGCGTCCCGACCTCGTCTATGGCGCCAGGTCCATGCTGGATGCTCGTCCACTGGAGATTCGTCGTACGGAGGCCGCTCGATGA
- a CDS encoding PDGLE domain-containing protein: protein MTRKAFFLAALLVTLFVAGGVSFYASSHPDGLEFVAEKTGFLDSADEHAAGDGPMADYSVKGVGNERAAGGLAGVAGVAITLLFAGGLAYAVRRRDPHTDAASDPASDPR from the coding sequence ATGACCCGCAAGGCATTCTTCCTCGCCGCGCTGCTCGTGACGTTGTTCGTCGCGGGTGGGGTGAGTTTCTATGCCTCCAGCCACCCCGACGGCCTGGAGTTCGTGGCCGAGAAGACCGGCTTCCTCGACAGTGCAGACGAGCACGCCGCCGGCGACGGACCGATGGCCGACTACTCGGTCAAGGGCGTGGGCAACGAGCGCGCTGCGGGCGGTCTGGCCGGGGTTGCGGGCGTGGCGATCACGCTGCTGTTCGCGGGCGGTTTGGCGTACGCCGTGCGCCGCCGCGACCCGCACACAGATGCTGCCTCGGATCCCGCGTCGGACCCCCGCTGA
- the cbiQ gene encoding cobalt ECF transporter T component CbiQ: MGAGHGHRLHFHGHSPLHRAPAHLKILGLVGFMLLVVATPREWYAVFAVWSFFLALGVGLSRVPVTFLAKRLWIEVPFVIFAVLVPFISHGPRTEVLGLTVSEPGLIAAWGLLVKGTLGVLAALTFAATTEPDDALRGLQRLRMPDLLVQIMGFMIRYLDVVTADLSRMLVAMRSRGYEPRSPRHWPALARSMGALFIRSYERGERVHLAMLSRGYQGKLPEGLRGTHR; encoded by the coding sequence ATGGGAGCTGGGCACGGTCACCGGCTGCACTTCCACGGGCACAGCCCGCTGCACCGTGCTCCCGCGCACCTGAAGATCCTCGGCCTCGTCGGCTTCATGCTTCTCGTGGTGGCGACCCCTCGGGAGTGGTACGCCGTCTTCGCGGTCTGGAGCTTCTTTCTCGCGCTGGGCGTCGGCTTGTCTCGGGTGCCGGTGACCTTCTTGGCCAAGCGGCTGTGGATCGAGGTGCCGTTTGTGATCTTCGCGGTGTTGGTGCCCTTCATCTCCCACGGCCCACGCACCGAAGTGCTGGGTTTGACGGTCTCCGAGCCTGGCCTGATCGCAGCCTGGGGGCTGCTGGTCAAGGGCACCCTCGGCGTGCTGGCCGCGCTGACCTTCGCTGCGACCACCGAGCCTGACGACGCCCTGCGAGGTCTGCAACGCTTGCGGATGCCCGACCTGCTGGTGCAGATCATGGGCTTCATGATCCGCTACCTCGACGTCGTGACAGCAGACCTGTCACGGATGCTGGTCGCGATGCGCTCGCGCGGCTATGAGCCACGCTCACCTCGACACTGGCCCGCGCTGGCGCGGTCGATGGGCGCACTCTTCATCAGGTCGTACGAACGCGGCGAGCGCGTGCACCTGGCGATGTTGTCGCGCGGCTATCAGGGGAAGCTGCCCGAGGGGCTGCGAGGGACGCACCGGTGA
- a CDS encoding ABC transporter ATP-binding protein: protein MSVPVVDVQGLAYAYPDGHQALFGVDLHVHPGERVALLGPNGAGKTTLVLHLNGILTAGAGSVAISGLPVSKANLQEIRRRVGIVFQDPDDQLFMGSVRQDVAFGPANLGIKGAALDQVVMAALERVGMADFVDRPPHHLSYGQRRRVAIATVLAMQPEILVLDEPSSNLDPASRRELADILDGLDVTVLMVTHDLPYALQLCPRSVLLSDGHVVADDSTRAILTDPELMAAHRLELPVGFDPDLIANLNP, encoded by the coding sequence GTGAGTGTTCCCGTCGTCGACGTGCAGGGCCTGGCGTACGCCTACCCGGACGGCCACCAGGCGCTCTTCGGCGTGGACCTGCACGTGCATCCGGGGGAGCGGGTCGCCCTGCTCGGTCCCAACGGAGCAGGCAAGACCACCCTCGTCCTGCACCTCAACGGCATCCTGACCGCCGGGGCAGGCAGTGTCGCGATCAGCGGACTTCCGGTCTCGAAGGCCAACCTGCAGGAGATCCGCAGGCGGGTGGGGATCGTCTTCCAAGATCCTGACGACCAACTCTTCATGGGCAGCGTGCGCCAAGACGTGGCCTTCGGTCCCGCCAACCTGGGCATCAAAGGCGCCGCACTCGACCAGGTCGTGATGGCCGCCCTGGAACGCGTGGGGATGGCCGACTTCGTCGATCGTCCACCGCACCACCTGTCGTACGGTCAACGCCGCCGCGTCGCCATCGCCACCGTGCTTGCGATGCAGCCCGAGATCCTGGTGCTGGACGAGCCGTCGTCCAACCTCGACCCAGCCAGCCGACGCGAGCTCGCCGACATCTTGGACGGCTTGGACGTCACGGTGCTGATGGTCACGCACGATCTGCCGTACGCCCTCCAGCTCTGTCCCCGGTCGGTGCTGCTCAGCGACGGACATGTGGTCGCCGACGACTCGACCCGGGCGATCCTGACCGACCCCGAACTCATGGCAGCGCACCGACTCGAACTCCCTGTGGGCTTCGACCCCGATCTGATTGCTAACCTGAACCCGTGA
- a CDS encoding DUF3618 domain-containing protein, whose protein sequence is MSSPQDLERDIEKLRDNLADNIDQLIHRASPKTIADRQMQTTKAHFVAADGAPRTDNIMKVVGGVVAVVVVFAIIRKIAR, encoded by the coding sequence GTGAGCAGCCCTCAGGACCTCGAGCGCGATATCGAGAAGTTGCGCGACAACCTCGCCGACAACATCGACCAGCTCATCCACCGTGCCAGTCCCAAGACCATCGCCGACCGACAGATGCAGACCACGAAGGCGCACTTCGTCGCGGCTGACGGCGCCCCGCGCACCGACAACATCATGAAGGTCGTCGGCGGTGTGGTCGCGGTGGTCGTGGTGTTTGCGATCATCCGCAAGATCGCGCGCTGA
- a CDS encoding co-chaperone GroES — protein MVKAALGKTPIKMLHDRVLVEVDKEAGERRSSGGIVIPATAALGARRLSWSSVIAVGPQARSVEAGDKVLFDLEDKAEVEVHGEVYVVIRERDVHAVAADRLGDNATGLYL, from the coding sequence ATGGTGAAGGCTGCACTCGGCAAGACGCCGATCAAGATGTTGCACGACCGGGTCCTCGTCGAGGTCGACAAGGAAGCCGGAGAACGCCGTTCGTCAGGCGGTATCGTCATCCCGGCCACGGCGGCCTTGGGGGCGCGACGACTCTCGTGGTCCAGCGTGATCGCGGTCGGCCCGCAGGCACGCTCGGTCGAGGCCGGCGACAAGGTGCTCTTCGACCTGGAGGACAAGGCAGAAGTCGAGGTGCACGGCGAGGTGTACGTCGTGATTCGCGAGCGGGACGTGCATGCGGTGGCAGCAGACCGCCTCGGTGACAACGCGACGGGGCTCTACCTCTGA